taaatcctaaaattgtagGATTTAATCGTAATTATTAGAAATAATTGACTTCTCTAAATTGTAATGTTTGAAAAATTTAACTGCTTTGGCTTCTACACAATTGAACAAACAGGAAAGCCAGCAGAGTTGACTTGCATATTGTGGAGAATGGAATCCCATATTTTCCTCTCCCAAACAAGCCTTTCAAGAATGGCAAGTAACATAGAACCACATAGGCACTGCAAAACACTTCACCAAAACCATAATGTGTGTTGCTCCCTCTTCTGATTGAGAAGTTGATAACCAAAGCAGTGAGTTGAACAAGCAAAATAGTTATCCCTGGTAGAAAGATGGGAGACTCATTGAAGGTGAACCTTCCAGAATTCCCATCGTCACTACAAGAAGGTTCCTCTTTCTTTGTTATTTCGAAGACTGTGTCTGATATTCTCAGTTGCTTGAGTATTATAGCCAAGAATCCAAAAAAGCAGGAATTCATGGTTGTTATTCTTGCCATCCTCTGGTTGTTCCACCATGTCCGAATTGACAACCCGCTTAACACTTGCTCTAACAATGTAGATACGTTGTAGATCAATACCAGTGTAGCTGGTATCCATAAACCTGCTCCCTACATAACCATAATTGTGCATGAAATTAAAACATTGTCCAAATTCACAAATGCTACATGAACCACTAATTTGTGTGTAACTCTTGTACAGCTACTATAAATAGGTATATGTAAGGATAAATTTTGAAATATACTAGAATTAAATTATCTTACAATACATTTATTTGTATCAGTTGCACAAGAATTATATACAAATTAATATCACATGTATAAAACATTATTATTGTTAATACCAATTGTATGTAGTAAGTTTTGTGGTGACCTGATTTGGCAAGAAGGTGGAATTGGTGATGATACAATAGGCAGGTAGAAGAGCATAGCAGATTTCAGGGACAGATCTTAAGGCCCAAGTAGTGATCCAAATATATGCCAAACATTCTCTCAATTGTAGCTTACCAAAAACGGTCCCAAAGATAGGACAGTGCTTGCTTAGGAAAATTTCAAGCAAGCCAGAGGACCATCTCTTATGTTGGGCCATCTGGCCTATACTATCTTGAGGTGAGCATCCCCTAAATGCTATTGGATCTGTTGTGCAAAATTCAGATTTCCAACCTTTTGTGTGAAATCTCAGCCCAGTCAACACATCCTCTGATGTTGACCCATATATCCACCCCACCTAAATATTCTCAAAACATACATAAAACAACAACAAATTAGCGTTTTACCACAAATACCCAAGAAAATATAGGGAAAAAAAGGGAATCTGCTTCTAAATTTACATTAAAAATCAATGTATCTAAATAATCCATTGTTCAAATTTAAAAGGGTAGCTTTGATTCTTTTAAATGTGATTTTACTTATTTCATATATTATATAACAATTTTGTACTGTCACACTATTTAATAAGCTCTAGATATCTCATCCTGTATGATCCCAATATTGTATTAAAATATTCCCCAATTCtataatgaaaaatgaaaaattataGCTGCTACATTTTTTGATATTACACATTCTTTTAtggtataaaaaaataattttttttatattttttctcatattttacgatcatttttaatatataaatgaaATATGTAAGGCAAGGTGTTATAAAAACTGGAtgtaaatagtaaaaaaaaaaaaaaatttgatgttaTATAATTTTTCATATCCTATTGGCATACTCACCTGTTTACCCCAGGCGGTGTTGTATTCATATTCACAACTAGAAACCTTGTTCACTTCCTCATGATCAAGGTGTATGGAATTATCATTGGAAATGAATGTCTTTTGCTCCAAAGCACTAGCAGCTGATTTGACGAACCCCTTTGAATTGCCaaatgtttttgttttttccttttcTGATAATATTCCTGCCAAAGAGAGCAAGATATTATGAAATTGAGAATTAGTTATACCATATAGTAATATAATTTTGAATATAgctaattttaattattagtacCATTGATGAAAACATGATCCTTGTTCccattttgaatgtcaagatcgGGAGATTTGCCGTAAATAACTTTTCTCCTGTGGAAACAATTTGTTCCTGCATATATGATCCCTTGTAGTCCTGCAAATCCACTTCCTATATACtgcatttttttttataacaagTGAACATTAATTTCTTAATACACCTTATTATTGCTTCTCATCATAGTTCATAGATAAGAAATGACTACGAATAATAAATTTCTTGTGTGATATGATAAGAAACGACTCACCAAAGGCAAAGCCACTTGCTGATTTCCAAAAGCGTCATCCTTTACTGCATCATAGAATCGCTGTGGACATTGAACGAATGCAACTTCTTTTTCACCCTTTGAGTCCAACAAAATGCAGAGTGCGTGTAGAACAACCTCAGGATTGTTCACATACATGTCACAATCCACATTCAGCATAAACGGAGCATTTGTCAACAATCCAGAGACTCTAGTCTGTTCATAATTTTAAATCAACAGACTCAATAATAAGTTTTCATTCATGTCATATTGGAGTTCTAATTATGAAGAATGATTAATTTAATTACCAACACATTCATAGCACCAGCTTTGTAATGATGTGGATGTTCTGGTCTCTTCTCTCTGGATATGTAGATCAAGTGGGGCACCCCATTTGAGACCCCTTCTCTGTTCTCCCATATCACCTATTAACAAAGTATTATTAACTAATTTAAGAACCAGCtttaagaaaatacaaaataaataatacatcATAAAATTGGTTACATTTCTAGGCTATAAATGGATGTAACATTGTAACTGATTATAGGTTGACATAATTATACATACCCTTAAGAAAAGTAGTCTTTATTCTATAGGTAAGAAAATTTTATTAGATTCTATTAATTATATTGTAAGTCTTTTTAGGCTTGTGAGATCTAATATAGTGTATTCAAGTGGTAAAAAACTGGCAAATAAATGAGATCTCACTTTCCCACTTTATTTCTTTGTCCGATTCAGCATTATGCGCATATTTTGGGATTCATCACTTCAGTCTTGCAACTTGCAAATTTTTTAATTCATGGGTAGGTTGGAATTATCTAAAATAGCAtgtgtgattattattattacataaaAAAGAGGACATGGTGGCATATTCGGTCAACTATAAAGACAAgaaattattattaattgcaaCCATTATGATTTGTATGTAGTGCTAAATGTTAGAAACCAATAAATTCAGTAAAACAATTAAGAAAGAATTGAAACTTTGTATACACATTTTCTATACCTTAACTATGGTGGCATGATTTCTCTGCTGAGTTTCTGAGAAGTCTGCAAATTCTTCAACAAGCTCACATGGAACAGATTTTTTATCTGCATTTTGAATCTTCTGGCAAAGTAGCTCATACTCCTCCTGCATAAAAAAATAGTATTATATCATAACTATTTCAAGAAAATACTACATACTATTCATTCAAATCAATATATATTATTACCTTCATTTTCAACCTTTGTTGTTTAAATCCAGGGATGTCACTGTTATAGGCTTTTGAATCACCTGAGAAGTATCTAAACGGTGCTCTAACTTGCACATTGAACTTCTTGCAGAAAGGAACCCAAAGCTTTGCAAACTTTGAAGCCTCCACAAGAGCATAGAAGGTATGAGGAGAGCAACCGTCATCGGAGACATAGCAAGAAAGCTTGTTGGAAGGGTAATCAAGCGCCAACAGTGAGAGAACAGTGTTGACCGTTATGATTGGTGGTTCAAGAACTGGATCTGCCGTTGTAACAAACAGGTCGACAGGTGGAAGATGAGGAACCCGAAGGAAGAGGCGGTTGAGGTAGGTTCTTGTGTGTGAAGGAGTCCATTTGGTGGAAATGGTGGTGAGGAAAGTGAAGGTGAACCATGACTCGCAGAGGAGAGCAAGGAAGGAAGGGAGAGTGAAGAGGTTGTAAAGAGAGAAGAGACGGTAAGAAAGAAGCATCAGAAGGAGGAGAAGAGTGATGGAATCCATGAATTTTGAGAACTTGTGCTTCTCCCATATTTTCTCATAGAGAGGGAGAAGTGTGATCTTCGTGGTCGCCATTAGCAAAACTGTAACTGTAAGTCTGTAACTGTTTCTGTTTGTGTGTGCAGAGTCACACTTTTCGGAAATCAACGTGCCTTTATTTATAATGCCGCCCCGCCCTTGTGACTCAATTTATTCtgcattttgtatcaattttgtatttagttttgcatatgttaaattattattaataaaaaaatactagTACTTTTAAAGAAAGACCAGACCTTTGTGTGTTATCAACTTTGTTTGTTTGTGTTTAATAATTAGGTTGTATGGTTCAATATTTCCACTAATCATGGTCTGACGGTTGACCGTTTAAATAAAATAACAGGTCCAGTTTGGTATAGTTTTTGTGCATGGATTGTGGGTGTGAGATTTTCGGTTGACTCTCATTCATCCTTTCACCAGGCCAATTATATTATGCCCAGATTCAATAATAAAGTCTgaaatattaatttaataattatcatgagtaaaaatttttaattttaataattacataataaatatattaaaaatttaaacttcataattttttttagttatattgaATGCATATAAGGCTTTATAGTGTTTTTTGTTGTCTGTATGAGGCTTTATAGTTAACAAAATACATTTCCTTTTGAAGTTAAATTGTAGATGTGAAACAAAGACACTGGGGGCCACGCTTAGTAGACGAGGAGAGTGAAAATACGATTATATATAATTTTCAGTATACTTTATTTATGAGAGAGCCACCAACTGATTCAACTAATTAAGTTTAACTACTAATGTAATCGGATGAATAAGTTTGGTTGAACAAGTAACTGTCTATTGAACAAGCAACTGTCTAACTGCAAACTTGTTAGTTGTTATGTGGTGTGACTTGTGAGTTGTGAGGTCCTTTTTCTCCTAACCAGTTATaattaggggtgttcaaatccaaaccgatccaaattaaatCGTCCATCTAATTCGATTCAAaccgaaaaccgattaaaaccgcactaatttggatttgattggatttttttttgtaaatcgctggattggatcggatttcggatctacttttcataaccgatccaatccaattcaaatcgcacaatgtgctataatattattattttattattatatttacaattatacttataacatgttcaatttgttatacatttttctattattcatgtattattattatttaataaatattttatgtttaaaatgttatttatttatttattttaactaacctataattttatttctattgttatgttatggttggctttttaagatattgttaagacttgttatgtcattgttgattatttaaaatttgatattgagacttgttatatgtatttaatttttttatttaaaaaaaccgCAAATTCAAATcgatccaaaccgcttgtaatcggatcgaatcggatcggatttccaaaaaaatttcatccaATTCAAACCGCACCGCACATAGATTAAGCGTTCGAATCAGATAACTTATTCccttaaaaccgaaccaaaccgcatcgCAAACACCCCTAGTTATAAACTTATAATCTCCTGTCTCTATTCTTCTTTGACTGGCTAGTTTCTCATTTCTCTACAAAAATCCTTCAATAGATTTATAATAACCAGATAACTACGGAGAAGCGAAAATGTAATTTATCTTATGTGTTAAATAGTTCGGACATAGTAGTGCCCTTTATCTATACAAATTTTTATATTCATGATTATTTTATGATAATATTATATTTCAATATAATTAATCTTNNNNNNNNNNNNNNNNNNNNNNNNNNNNNNNNNNNNNNNNNNNNNNNNNNNNNNNNNNNNNNNNNNNNNNNNNNNNNNNNNNNNNNNNNNNNNNNNNNNNNNNNNNNNNNNNNNNNNNNNNNNNNNNNNNNNNNNNNNNNNNNNNNNNNNNNNNNNNNNNNNNNNNNNNNNNNNNNNNNNNNNNNNNNNNNNNNNNNNNNNNNNNNNNNNNNNNNNNNNNNNNNNNNNNNNNNNNNNNNNNNNNNNNNNNNNNNNNNNNNNNNNNNNNNNNNNNNNNNNNNNNNNNNNNNNNNNNNNNNNNNNNNNNNNNNNNNNNNNNNNNNNNNNNNNNNNNNNNNNNNNNNNNNNNNNNNNNNNNNNNNNNNNNNNNNNNNNNNNNNNNNNNNNNNNNNNNNNNNNNNNNNNNNNNNNNNNNNNNNNNNNNNNNNNNNNNNNNNNNNNNNNNNNNNNNNNNNNNNNNNNNNNNNNNNNNNNNNNNNNNNNNNNNNNNNNNNNNNNNNNNNNNNNNNNNNNNNNNNNNNNNNNNNNNNNNNNNNNNNNNNNNNNNNNNNNNNNNNNNNNNNNNNNNNNNNNNNNNNNNNNNNNNNNNNNNNNNNNNNNNNNNNNNNNNNNNNNNNNNNNNNNNNNNNNNNNNNNNNNNNNNNNNNNNNNNNNNNNNNNNNNNNNNNNNNNNNNNNNNNNNNNNNNNNNNNNNNNNNNNNNNNNNNNNNNNNNNNNNNNNNNNNNNNNNNNNNNNNNNNNNNNNNNNNNNNNNNNNNNNNNNNNNNNNNNNNNNNNNNNNNNNNNNNNNNNNNNNNNNNNNNNNNNNNNNNNNNNNNNNNNNNNNNNNNNNNNNNNNNNNNNNNNNNNNNNNNNNNNNNNNNNNNNNNNNNNNNNNNNNNNNNNNNNNNNNNNNNNNNNNNNNNNNNNNNNNNNNNNNNNNNNNNNNNNNNNNNNNNNNNNNNNNNNNNNNNNNNNNNNNNNNNNNNNNNNNNNNNNNNNNNAGAccctaaaaattttaatataattaaagatCTTGCTAATTGGGTATTCTCTTGGACGTTGGAAACATTGGttaagattttaaaataaaaaatacattaaaaataaatattttaaatttattaattagttgatCCTAATAATTAGTACataaaatacttaaaatattaattattacgATGAGTAACCGGAGATTGTTGGGCTGGACTCACTGGGTTGGTCCGATCGTCTGAGGAAGGAAGCCTTCGAGCGGGTCTGCGTcttgggggcctccgtccgacttgtgagtatgaacgaatgggggtggtacctgcaaagacactccgatgcctaagtcagcaggGGGTTAAGCAGGTTTAGAATATATATTGGAAGTTTCAGATACATgagaggtgtcagtgtatttatagtggtgaaccaataaccaccgttgaagtagtgccactttttaaggggaataaccgtccctttatcttagggtggttgagatatggctcttggaagtggttagagagattctaggggcagttatccTCTTGAGGGAGGGTTTATCTACCAGCTGATCCTCGTACCGACTTCTTTAGAGTAAGTCGTGAAGATAGCCGACTTCGTGGCATCTGGTTTGTGCAGTGTGAGGCTCAActcctttgggttgggc
The DNA window shown above is from Arachis ipaensis cultivar K30076 chromosome B08, Araip1.1, whole genome shotgun sequence and carries:
- the LOC107613226 gene encoding cellulose synthase-like protein B4 → MATTKITLLPLYEKIWEKHKFSKFMDSITLLLLLMLLSYRLFSLYNLFTLPSFLALLCESWFTFTFLTTISTKWTPSHTRTYLNRLFLRVPHLPPVDLFVTTADPVLEPPIITVNTVLSLLALDYPSNKLSCYVSDDGCSPHTFYALVEASKFAKLWVPFCKKFNVQVRAPFRYFSGDSKAYNSDIPGFKQQRLKMKEEYELLCQKIQNADKKSVPCELVEEFADFSETQQRNHATIVKVIWENREGVSNGVPHLIYISREKRPEHPHHYKAGAMNVLTRVSGLLTNAPFMLNVDCDMYVNNPEVVLHALCILLDSKGEKEVAFVQCPQRFYDAVKDDAFGNQQVALPLYIGSGFAGLQGIIYAGTNCFHRRKVIYGKSPDLDIQNGNKDHVFINGILSEKEKTKTFGNSKGFVKSAASALEQKTFISNDNSIHLDHEEVNKVSSCEYEYNTAWGKQVGWIYGSTSEDVLTGLRFHTKGWKSEFCTTDPIAFRGCSPQDSIGQMAQHKRWSSGLLEIFLSKHCPIFGTVFGKLQLRECLAYIWITTWALRSVPEICYALLPAYCIITNSTFLPNQGAGLWIPATLVLIYNVSTLLEQVLSGLSIRTWWNNQRMARITTMNSCFFGFLAIILKQLRISDTVFEITKKEEPSCSDDGNSGRFTFNESPIFLPGITILLVQLTALVINFSIRRGSNTHYGFGEVFCSAYVVLCYLPFLKGLFGRGKYGIPFSTICKSTLLAFLFVQLCRSQSS